GGTAAAAATGATTTGCTTTATGGTTACCCCTTTTGTGAAAGGAGTCATAAATAGTACCATAAGTATCATGATTGCCATAGAAATTGGTAAAAGCAACCACCAAAGTAACGTAGGAATATTATTTTCTCCCATTTCATAAATTAAAATAGGTTGTTTGTTTTCTTGAGCAGTTTGTAAGATTTTTTGAGCGTTTTTTGGTGGCATATGATGAAAGCTATTCATCATGGTTTTTAATCCTTCTGGTGCATTTTTAAAATCAGTAGCATTTAAAGATTCTTGTTGATAGTGTATATACTCTTTGTTTGCATTATTAATGCGATTTATTACTGCAATATTCGGATATAAGTCAGTGAGTAATAAGTTTACGGTAGTTGCTGAAGTTTTATTGATTCTTTCAATAACATCTAGCATAACGCCTCCAGATCCAGATCCGAGATCAACTATTTGAGTAAAATTGTATTGCTCTTTTGCACTTAAAATAAGGGAGGTTACTACATCTTTGGTTTTAAGGAGTT
The sequence above is a segment of the Tenacibaculum sp. 190130A14a genome. Coding sequences within it:
- a CDS encoding class I SAM-dependent methyltransferase, coding for MKRIQLFEFEDFHWLPSFIRSSITNLLALLLKLLKTKDVVTSLILSAKEQYNFTQIVDLGSGSGGVMLDVIERINKTSATTVNLLLTDLYPNIAVINRINNANKEYIHYQQESLNATDFKNAPEGLKTMMNSFHHMPPKNAQKILQTAQENKQPILIYEMGENNIPTLLWWLLLPISMAIMILMVLFMTPFTKGVTIKQIIFTYLIPIIPFIYAWDGQASLVRMYTFSDIKNYLLKNLKNNSYTWTIDHAKNSKGKKQGYYILGIPKL